One genomic region from Procambarus clarkii isolate CNS0578487 chromosome 85, FALCON_Pclarkii_2.0, whole genome shotgun sequence encodes:
- the LOC138358658 gene encoding uncharacterized protein — translation MGEPSGAGVKIPLEYYSSSIIDQFPRSNRIRNVESSIASTQQIDVLPVNLPINQRLRDNYLEFRIPGTQGAFLDLANIVIDFKVSLTKDDDTTKLEEDDHVEFVNGLSNTMFKGVQVFLGEQVVETNTNFNYWSFIKLITSMPPSKMSSLGRIGGFRRDWRDDDGIITNEFTNTYFTGATAKDKKFMGDLKSKGLSMCFHLLLDISSLDQYILDNIDMRLRLELSPHAWVLNTSVDDGSKYRLHMDYAKLWVTRVFPYPSAYLALNSSLLASPDPITYTFNRTISKTYVLAGNQTSLLIDQPWAQVIPHKIYMIIVPMNYFAGLHQGNGLYFENAKLKSIAMYLNNNAIYRIGGDFDNHYSRLYYETLKTLGLERDSLLAYDSFNKGRSIFAFDLTTIQTKDSLPVEKSGNLRMELEFGGGVTYNRLVLLFGETTGVLSIDGQRTVLCDVRA, via the coding sequence atgggggagcctagcggagctggggtcaaaataccactagaatattatagttccagtattattgaccaatttcctagaagtaacagaatacgtaatgtggagagttcaattgcctctacgcagcaaatagacgttctacctgtcaacctccccattaatcaacgtttgcgggataattacttagaattccgcatccctggaacccagggcgccttcttagatctagctaatattgttatagattttaaggtatctttaacgaaagatgacgataccacaaaattggaagaggatgaccatgtggaatttgtgaatgggttgtcaaataccatgtttaaaggtgttcaggtgtttttaggagagcaggtagttgaaacaaatactaattttaattattggtcgtttattaaattaattacctccatgcctccatcaaaaatgtcttccttggggagaattggaggctttcgtagggactggagagatgacgacggtataatcactaatgagtttacaaatacttattttactggagcaaccgccaaggataaaaaatttatgggtgatttaaaaagtaaaggtttgtcgatgtgtttccacctcctattggatatatcatccctagaccaatacatattagataatatagatatgcgactaagattggagctctccccccatgcctgggtcctaaatacaagcgtggacgatggctctaagtatcgcctgcatatggattatgctaagttatgggtgacgcgggtgttcccctacccaagtgcttacctggccttaaacagctcactgttagcatcccccgaccccataacctatactttcaatagaaccatttctaaaacatatgttctagcagggaatcaaactagtctcttaattgatcaaccatgggcgcaagtaattccacacaagatatacatgataatcgttccaatgaattatttcgccggtcttcaccaaggtaatggattatattttgaaaatgcaaagctgaaaagtattgctatgtatttgaacaataatgcaatttaccgaattggtggcgatttcgataaccattattcccgcctttattatgaaactttgaagacattaggcttagagcgtgattcactactggcctatgactcttttaataagggaagatcaatattcgcctttgacttaaccaccattcaaacaaaagattccctccctgtggagaaatctggcaacttgcgtatggagcttgaatttggtggtggtgttacatataacaggctggttttactgtttggggaaacgaccggggtactatccatcgatgggcagagaactgttctgtgtgacgtgcgagcgtaa